A stretch of Candidatus Krumholzibacteriia bacterium DNA encodes these proteins:
- a CDS encoding alpha/beta hydrolase, whose amino-acid sequence RDGMVKEALDLFPKLTAEAFKGSPIEVEYKKLSPTPDEFQKFVKRILAMASKGHDIGADKLKATTAPMLFIHGDADGIRLEHVAEMFRLKGGEVHGDLRPRSASRLAILPNTTHVTLMQRMAVIVPMVNDFLDAKP is encoded by the coding sequence GCCGCGACGGCATGGTCAAGGAAGCGCTCGACCTGTTCCCGAAGCTCACGGCGGAGGCTTTCAAGGGCTCGCCCATCGAAGTTGAGTACAAGAAGCTGAGCCCGACGCCGGACGAGTTTCAGAAGTTCGTCAAGCGGATCCTCGCCATGGCCTCGAAAGGGCACGACATCGGCGCCGACAAGCTGAAGGCGACCACGGCGCCCATGCTCTTCATCCACGGCGACGCCGACGGCATCCGGCTCGAACACGTCGCGGAGATGTTCCGGTTGAAGGGCGGCGAGGTCCACGGCGACCTGCGACCGCGCTCCGCCTCGCGCTTGGCCATCTTGCCCAACACCACCCACGTCACGCTGATGCAGCGCATGGCCGTCATCGTGCCGATGGTGAACGACTTTCTCGACGCCAAGCCGTAA